Proteins from a single region of Malassezia restricta chromosome IV, complete sequence:
- a CDS encoding CCCH finger DNA binding protein — MAPKNKKGGGGSGGAPKVTVDKTFGMKNKKGAKAQQQIKVIQQQQQQTGKSREALAKEKRREEEKRIKAEAEKRMKIEGPPIVQPHVPFGVDPKSLTCAFWKAGRCDKGTRCKFSHSHDAQRKTQKKDLYTDTRDQKASAEEEKKNDTMDKWDQEHLNKVINMKHGNPRTTTDKVCKYFLQAVEDGKYGWFWECPNGGEKCMYRHALPPGFVLKSERKEREALEKANEISLEEFLESARHKLGQNLTPVTPESFQKWKKERLDKKAAEEEAVRQKKQSQAQANKMIGLSGREIFAMNPDILADDDDDDDDGAIDMSTYMPSGWEQGRPDDQVPSEGVANLHVQDN, encoded by the coding sequence ATGGCACCGAAGAATAAGAAaggtggtggtggcagTGGCGGAGCCCCCAAAGTCACAGTCGATAAGACTTTTGGTATGAAAAATAAGAAGGGTGCTAAAGCCCAACAGCAAATCAAGGTAattcagcagcagcagcaacagACAGGCAAGTCGCGTGAGGCCCTGGCCAAAGAAAAGCGCCGCGAGGAAGAAAAGCGCATTAAGGCGGAGGCTGAGAAGCGCATGAAAATTGAAGGCCCACCTATAGTGCAACCGCACGTTCCATTCGGTGTGGATCCTAAAAGCTTGACGTGTGCATTCTGGAAGGCAGGACGGTGTGATAAGGGCACGCGATGCAAATTTTCACATTCGCATGATGCACAGCGGAAAACCCAAAAGAAAGACTTGTATACAGACACTCGGGACCAAAAGGCCAGCGCAGAAGAGGAGAAGAAGAACGACACTATGGATAAGTGGGATCAAGAACATCTGAACAAGGTGATTAATATGAAGCATGGTAATCCGCGTACGACCACAGACAAGGTCTGCAAGTACTTCTTGCAAGCGGTCGAAGACGGAAAGTACGGGTGGTTCTGGGAATGCCCGAATGGTGGTGAAAAGTGCATGTATCGCCATGCATTGCCCCCTGGCTTTGTGCTCAAGTCTGAGCGGAAGGAGCGTGAGGCGTTAGAAAAAGCGAATGAGATTTCGCTGGAGGAGTTCCTGGAAAGCGCACGTCATAAACTGGGTCAGAACTTGACACCTGTTACGCCCGAGTCGTTCCAAAAGTGGAAGAAGGAGCGATTGGACAAGAAGGCAgccgaggaagaggcgGTGCGCCAGAAGAAGCAGTCACAAGCACAGGCCAACAAGATGATTGGCTTGAGTGGACGCGAGATATTCGCTATGAACCCAGATATCCTAGctgatgacgacgatgatgacgatgatggTGCAATAGACATGTCGACATACATGCCTAGCGGCTGGGAGCAGGGTCGCCCGGATGACCAAGTGCCATCGGAGGGCGTAGCGAACCTCCATGTCCAGGACAACTAA
- a CDS encoding choline oxidase yields MPMQAFRRLSSLTSHLLPQEDTEFDYVIVGGGTVGCVLANRLTEDAGVSVAVIEGGPSDEKEDRVLNLRRWLELLDSDLDYGYTTTEQPRGNSHILHSRARVLGGCSSHNTLISFFPFNADLDNWRDYYGCPDWDAKTLQPYGSRLKMNIVPIAPQQRNHVVRDWVKASSEVTGAPVFEDMNAQIAFRGGFDKGVGFFNISYDPYNGYRSSASTAYMHPILPNGMTPRKNLHMFFETWAHALEYDAQDPLRVRGVRVTTKNGASKLIRARREVILCAGAFDTPRLLLLSGIGSRSDLDKVGIPCRHDLPGVGLNLNDHPESIIIWETRHTPPETVMSSDAGLFVRALPQNAEPVPHPGPDLMFHIYQVPFTENTAREGYPSPEHAICMTPNAMRSRGRGKLWLASSDPTAKPMIDFKYFEDKDGYDERLMVEGIKIARKVAQQEPFRQHLVREVAPGPACQTDEEISKYARSVAHTVYHPAGTCRMGTPNDASEDGKTVVVDQKDLKVVGMRSLRICDASVLPTLPSVNPMLTILMVGERGAELIRKDAWVNGERRTDW; encoded by the coding sequence ATGCCGATGCAAGCGTTTCGTCGATTGTCATCCCTGACGTCGCACCTGCTCCCTCAAGAAGACACAGAATTTGACTATGTGATTGTGGGTGGTGGCACGGTTGGCTGTGTACTCGCCAACCGTCTCACAGAAGACGCGGGTGTGTCTGTGGCTGTAATTGAAGGTGGGCCATCCGACGAAAAGGAAGACCGCGTGCTGAacctgcgccgctggctCGAGCTACTGGACAGTGATCTTGACTATGGCTATACTACGACTGAGCAGCCGCGTGGTAACTCGCACATTCTTCACTCTCGTGCTCGTGTTCTTGGCGGCTGTTCCTCGCACAACACGCTGATTTCTTTCTTCCCCTTCAATGCGGATCTCGACAACTGGCGCGACTATTATGGATGTCCTGACTGGGATGCCAAGACACTTCAACCGTACGGATCGCGTCTCAAAATGAACATTGTACCCATCGCACCTCAGCAGCGTAACCACGTTGTGCGTGACTGGGTCAAAGCCAGCTCAGAGGTGACAGGTGCGCCAGTGTTCGAGGATATGAATGCGCAAATCGCATTCCGCGGTGGCTTCGACAAGGGTGTCGGCTTCTTTAACATTTCGTACGATCCGTACAATGGCTATCGCAGTAGTGCTAGCACGGCGTACATGCATCCCATTCTGCCAAATGGCATGACGCCACGCAAAAACCTACATATGTTCTTTGAAACCTGGGCTCATGCGCTGGAGTATGATGCTCAAGACCCTCTTCGCGTGCGTGGTGTGCGTGTCACTACGAAGAATGGCGCGTCGAAGCTGATccgtgctcgtcgcgagGTGATTCTCTGTGCGGGTGCCTTTGACACGCCACGCCTGCTCCTCTTATCAGGTATCGGTTCCAGGAGTGACCTGGATAAGGTGGGAATTCCTTGCCGCCACGATTTACCGGGTGTTGGTCTCAACCTGAATGATCACCCCGAATCGATCATTATCTGGGAGACGCGCCACACCCCTCCAGAGACCGTCATGTCGTCCGATGCTGGTCTctttgtgcgtgcgctACCACAGAATGCCGAGCCGGTCCCGCACCCCGGCCCTGATCTCATGTTCCACATCTACCAGGTGCCCTTCACGGAAAACACAGCCCGCGAAGGATATCCTTCGCCCGAGCATGCTATTTGCATGACGCCTAatgccatgcgctcacgaGGACGCGGCAAGCTCTGGCTCGCAAGTTCTGATCCTACGGCTAAGCCCATGATCGACTTCAAGTACTTTGAAGACAAAGATGGCtacgacgagcgcctgaTGGTGGAAGGTATCAAGATCGCTCGCAAAGTGGCTCAACAAGAACCTTTCCGTCAGCACCTCGTCCGTGAGGTCGCTCCAGGCCCGGCTTGCCAGACGGACGAAGAGATTAGCAAGTATGCTCGCTCTGTTGCCCACACCGTGTACCATCCTGCAGGCACATGCCGCATGGGAACGCCTAATGATGCTTCGGAAGATGGCAAGACTGTGGTCGTGGACCAAAAAGACCTCAAGGTCGTCGGAATGCGTTCCTTGCGCATTTGTGACGCCAGCGTACTCCCCACGCTGCCTTCAGTGAATCCCATGCTGACCATTCTCATGGTAGGGGAGCGTGGCGCTGAGCTGATTCGCAAGGATGCGTGGGTGAATGGCGAACGCCGCACGGATTGGTAG
- a CDS encoding exocyst complex component 3 has protein sequence MSRSAANYGSLLAEYLKSPDDLAKIPSLRRKLVQEHASLSAKLKMGAKDQLEATRQGLLQLQSTRREIAGIQEIFAQVEGLFDEPGRGSGDASENQSFRLISDLSRLRRAFVQTTDIHEKFKAMSQDVQTLSHVLQQYQRDIYGPAPELLALHYKISQWETFRNEALHLAGTSAPDTREQLIAMLAPLEALLDAFEYYMITLFSHTLELARRGQSSVVVRFVKIMERENYEDERTAAIRFAKHAKIDGAARFHGIATYGHSIKLYWHKFQDTLRGSALRRLQAQWNALPEPSAKGLHSQIHWLYDELDLVRRYVVPLFPASSHVYKIYVQAHHRALGELLRVQMPLDEVDAASLLELYDVVHAHEHRMLDPKRGIEASWLEPSLFGGREHNIMDDYAGLITRKMDDWTETLMYDEVSAFVHREKAPEETSEGLYQLSCCVIFFRMMQQQTDLAAQTHNGDLLVRVIEHACNVMHKMQATWMQMAQQEFKKQTSAKHPDDVNGGLVEYLIALANDQLSSADECERLLHTLAEAAPPERRGRVRELLDTALNGFLDISKHCIQLLVDIVMFDLRPAFKDMFTFPAWYIEGTTAMITETVRDYAGDYAARLEPNLYDVLSDDLVTRLLTTYLTTLRQSARLRMPKAAERFKVDISELLNLIAAMRPPDEATSRVEVLHMIHAILNAPASMVFLPYWTFAKSHGPNFAFIEALLRARDDMDKSDIAAILESAKRKVRQEHIPDVPEGGPTIMSAVSQAQASALSNLFSSWNTGAEGIAWSTLAQSAQSYLGSAGWRRDA, from the coding sequence ATGTCCCGAAGTGCGGCAAATTATGGCAGTCTTCTGGCAGAATACCTGAAATCGCCTGATGATCTAGCCAAGATCCCGTCTCTGCGCCGAAAGCTTGTGCAGGAGCATGCGTCGCTCTCTGCGAAACTCAAGATGGGCGCCAAGGACCAGCTGGAAGCCACCCGCCAAGGGCTGCTTCAGCTGCAGTCGACGCGCCGTGAAATAGCAGGGATACAAGAAATATTTGCTCAGGTCGAGGGTCTTTTCGATGAGCCCGGGCGTGGATCTGGTGACGCGAGCGAGAATCAGAGTTTCCGGCTGATCAGCGACTTGTCCCGGCTCCGTCGCGCATTTGTACAGACGACAGATATCCACGAAAAATTCAAGGCCATGTCTCAGGATGTGCAGACCCTATCGCATGTGTTGCAGCAATACCAACGCGACATTTATGGGCCAGCGCCGGAACTCTTGGCGCTGCACTACAAAATCTCGCAGTGGGAGACCTTCCGCAACGAGGCATTGCACTTGGCTGGTACAAGTGCACCAGATACACGCGAGCAGCTCATTGCCATGCTTGCGCCACTCGAAGCTTTGCTGGATGCCTTCGAATACTACATGATCACGCTGTTCTCACACACGCTCGAActcgcacgccgcggccaGTCGAGtgtcgtcgtgcgctttgTCAAGATcatggagcgcgagaaCTATGAGGACGAGCGCACAGCGGCTATCCGATTTGCGAAGCATGCCAAGATCGACGGTGCAGCTCGATTCCATGGTATTGCGACGTACGGCCACAGTATCAAGCTGTACTGGCACAAGTTCCAAGACACGCTTCGAGGATCAgcgcttcggcgcctcCAGGCGCAATGGAATGCCCTGCCCGAGCCAAGTGCAAAAGGGCTGCACAGCCAAATCCACTGGCTCTacgacgagctcgaccTTGTGCGTCGCTACGTGGTGCCGCTCTTTCCCGCCAGCTCCCATGTGTACAAAATCTATGTCCAAGCGCATCACCGAGCACTaggcgagctgctgcgtgtCCAAATGCCGTTAGACGAGGTGGATGCTGCGTctctgctcgagctgtaCGACGTGGTCCATGCACATGAGCATCGCATGCTCGATCCGAAGCGGGGTATCGAAGCGTCATGGCTCGAGCCGTCCTTGTTCGGTGGTCGCGAACACAATATCATGGACGACTATGCCGGTCTCATCACCCGCAAAATGGATGACTGGACGGAGACGCTCATGTACGATGAAGTGTCTGCGTTTGTGCACCGCGAAAAGGCACCAGAGGAAACCAGCGAGGGCCTGTACCAACTTTCTTGCTGTGTCATCTTTTTccgcatgatgcagcagcaaacGGACCTGGCAGCTCAGACACACAACGGGGACTTGCTGGTCCGTGTCATTGAGCATGCATGTAATGTCATGCACAAAATGCAAGCCACATGGATGCAGATGGCACAGCAGGAATTCAAGAAACagacgagcgcgaagcaTCCTGATGACGTGAATGGCGGCTTGGTCGAGTACCTCATTGCTTTGGCCAACGACCAGCTGTCGAGTGCCGACGAGTGTGAgcggctgctgcacacgctggCGGAGGCAGCACCACCGGAACGCCGAGGTCGTGTGCGAGAGTTGCTTGACACGGCTCTGAATGGATTTCTGGACATTAGCAAGCACTGCATTCAGCTGCTCGTGGACATTGTGATGTTTGATTTGCGACCTGCCTTCAAGGACATGTTCACATTCCCAGCGTGGTACATTGAGGGCACCACGGCCATGATCACAGAAACGGTACGTGACTATGCTGGTGATTACGCTGCCCGTCTCGAACCGAACCTGTACGATGTGCTCTCCGACGACCTCGTGACCCGCCTGCTCACGACCTACCTTACGACGCTCCGCCAATCAGCCCGGCTGCGCATGCCCAAGGCTGCTGAGCGCTTCAAAGTCGATATCAGTGAACTGCTGAATCTCATCGCCGCGATGCGTCCCCCTGACGAAGCAACCTCGCGTGTCGAAGTGCTGCATATGATCCATGCTATTCTCAATGCCCCTGCCTCCATGGTTTTCCTACCGTACTGGACATTTGCCAAGTCCCACGGCCCGAATTTCGCGTTTATCGAAGCGCTTCttcgtgcgcgagatgACATGGACAAAAGCGATATCGCAGCTATCCTCGAGAGCGCGAAACGCAAAGTACGCCAAGAACACATACCCGATGTGCCTGAGGGCGGCCCGACGATTATGAGTGCCGTGTCGCAAGCACAAGCGTCGGCCCTCTCCAATCTGTTTTCGAGTTGGAACACCGGGGCCGAAGGCATTGCATGGAGCACCTTGGCCCAGAGCGCCCAGAGCTACCTTGGCTCGGCCGGTtggcgccgcgacgcgTAG
- a CDS encoding outer membrane protein TOM13 yields the protein MALATDWPVQQWVGLDKHPGLRPEGEEKKLSGTSENRKEDDDSDILDDSVASIDDSISQISVEPPPLPPAPTGELTLSFIFSHGLSWKRRALLFTAVVAINIGLPFINGLMLGFGEIFARAFIAPYIGLAPPLPTNRYSASPADVPALPISRWAGIRSSLSRLFSFA from the coding sequence ATGGCACTGGCTACAGACTGGCCAGTGCAGCAATGGGTCGGCCTAGACAAGCACCCTGGGCTGCGGCCAGAAGGCGAAGAGAAGAAATTATCTGGAACATCAGAAAACAGAAAGGAAGACGATGATTCCGATATTCTTGATGACTCGGTGGCCTCGATTGATGACAGCATATCCCAGATTAGTGTTGAGCCACCACCCTTACCGCCGGCACCAACGGGCGAGCTGACGCTTTCTTTCATTTTTTCACATGGTCTATCATGGAAACGTCGAGCCCTTCTATTCACAGCTGTGGTTGCCATCAATATCGGCTTACCTTTCATTAATGGTCTGATGCTGGGCTTTGGCGAAATTTTCGCGCGTGCCTTCATTGCACCATACATTGGACTTGCACCCCCTTTACCCACCAACCGGTACTCTGCATCACCTGCTGATGTTCCTGCGCTACCTATCTCTCGATGGGCTGGCATCCGCTCTTCCCTGTCACGCCTGTTTTCCTTTGCATAA
- a CDS encoding GTPase KRas, translating into MPKSKLLRELKLVVVGGGGVGKSALTIQFSQNHFVDEYDPTIEDSYRKQCMIDNEMVLLDVLDTAGQEEYSAMREQYMRSGEGFLLVYSITSRSSFAEMATFHQQVLRVKDMDYFPMVMVANKCDLEKERQVSTMEGYAMAKKIGCPFVETSAKQRINVDEAFNDLVREIRRFMRNQPSLYNVAPSSATPGEKGTSAHFSQDGEKKGCKGCVII; encoded by the exons ATGCCCAAG TCAAAACTTTTGCGAGAACTGAAGCTTGTGGTCGTCGGTGGGGGCGGTGTCGGAAAGTCTGCTCTCACCATCCAATTCAGTCAGAACCACTTTGTGGATGAATATGATCCCACCATCGAAG ATTCATATCGCAAGCAGTGCATGATTGATAACGAAATGGTGCTcctcgacgtgctggacaCGGCAGGCCAGGAAGAGTATTC TGCGATGCGCGAACAATACATGCGTTCTGGCGAGGGTTTCTTGCTCGTTTACAGTATCACAAGTCGAAGTTCCTTTGCAGAAATGGCTACTTTTCACCAGCAAGTTTTGCGCGTGAAGGACATGGACTATTTCCCTATGGTCATGGTCGCCAACAAGTGCGACCTCGAGAAGGAACGACAGGTAAGCACCATGGAAGGCTACGCCATGGCAAAAAAGATTGGTTGTCCTTTTGTCGAGACATCGGCGAAGCAAAGAATCAACGTTGATGAGGCGTTCAATGACCTTGTTCGCGAAATCCGGAGGTTTATGCGGAACCAACCCTCTCTCTACAATGTTGCTCCCTCAAGTGCTACTCCTGGTGAGAAGGGTACTTCTGCACATTTCAGCCAAGATGGTGAAAAGAAAGGCTGTAAAGGATGTGTCATCATTTAA
- a CDS encoding phosphoribosylaminoimidazole carboxylase, whose translation MDGGRTIGVLGGGQLGRMLGEAASRLNVTVRFLDAGEHTPAKQICSVPASIGGPRHVDGSFADKAKIHELASQVDILTVEIEHVDADQLQTVLDEGLVQAVHPAPSTVRLIQDKYAQKMHLQKHGIPVVDSVHIEPSSNMKSAVKDVAEKLSLPLMLKSRTQAYDGRGNFTLKSEDQIDAAIEALGNGSRPLYAEKWAPFEREIAVMVVRSVDGTVVSYPAVETVHENSICHSVYAPLRTHQPELPKRACQIAERAVATFEGAGIFGVELFLLKDGTILLNEIAPRPHNSGHYTMDACETSQFENHLRAILGLPLGSTALKVPSAAMLNILGLADLSKDRDALAKTLAPVLRSLSVPGATVHLYGKSGCRPGRKMGHINVVGPSDAHVRHRMSQLLDELERAQIAAHESKPWDAEAAKRRAAVPPPGAPKSPQDFSHPEALVGIIMGSDSDLPVMMNAAQTLKDFDVPFELTIVSAHRTPERMREYATSARTRGIRVIIAGAGGAAHLPGMVAAQTCLPVIGVPVKGSSLDGVDSLHSIVQMPRGVPVATVAINNSMNAALLAIRMLGTGIPAYADKIERHMHDMEAGVMEKVERLEHQGWWYGSPAK comes from the coding sequence ATGGATGGCGGACGAACTATAGGCGTGCTCGGTGGCGGCCAACTTGGGCGCATGTTAGGAGAAGCTGCATCTCGTTTGAACGTTACAGTACGATTCCTAGACGCTGGTGAGCATACGCCAGCGAAGCAAATATGCAGTGTGCCTGCATCCATCGGGGGTCCCCGCCACGTTGATGGCAGCTTCGCTGACAAGGCCAAAATTCACGAGCTTGCTTCGCAGGTGGACATTTTGACGGTGGAAATTGAGCACGTTGATGCAGATCAGCTCCAAACGGTTCTGGATGAGGGTCTAgtgcaggccgtgcaccCAGCTCCGTCTACGGTGCGCTTGATCCAGGACAAATATGCCCAAAAGATGCACCTTCAAAAGCATGGCATCCCCGTTGTCGATTCGGTTCACATTGAACCGAGTAGTAACATGAAATCTGCTGTAAAGGACGTGGCCGAAAAGTTGAGCCTGCCGCTCATGCTCAAGTCTAGGACACAGGCGTATGATGGCCGGGGCAACTTTACTCTGAAGTCCGAGGACCAAATCGATGCAGCGATTGAGGCACTGGGAAATGGTTCACGTCCTCTCTATGCTGAGAAGTGGGCACCTTTCGAGCGGGAGATTGCTGTCATGGTTGTGCGCAGTGTAGATGGTACGGTCGTATCGTACCCAGCCGTGGAAACAGTGCACGAAAACAGCATATGCCACAGTGTGTACGCCCCGCTTCGCACGCACCAGCCAGAGTTGCCAAAGCGTGCGTGTCAAATTGCGGAACGTGCGGTTGCCACATTTGAAGGTGCGGGCATCTTTGGCGTGGAACTCTTTCTCTTGAAAGACGGCACCATTTTGTTGAATGAAAttgcgccgcgtccacaCAACAGTGGTCACTATACGATGGATGCATGCGAGACAAGCCAATTTGAGAACCACTTGCGAGCTATTCTTGGGCTCCCTCTCGGCAGCACGGCCCTCAAGGTGCCCAGCGCGGCTATGCTCAACATCCTGGGCCTGGCTGACTTGAGCAAGGATCGGGATGCCCTGGCCAAGACACTGGCCCCCGTTCTCCGAAGTCTTTCTGTGCCCGGTGCTACTGTGCATCTATACGGCAAGAGTGGATGTCGTCCGGGACGCAAGATGGGGCATATCAACGTTGTGGGACCCAGCGATGCCCACGTTCGTCATCGCATGTCTCAGCTGCTTGACGAACTTGAGCGTGCTCAAATCGCTGCGCATGAGTCCAAGCCTTGGGATGCTGAAGCGGCCAAGAGACGCGCGGCTGTACCTCCTCCTGGTGCGCCCAAATCGCCGCAAGACTTTTCGCATCCAGAAGCTCTCGTTGGTATCATCATGGGCTCTGACAGTGACTTGCCCGTCATGATGAATGCCGCTCAGACACTCAAAGACTTTGACGTTCCATTTGAGCTCACGATTGTCAGTGCTCACCGCACACCCGAACGCATGCGTGAATATGCCACTAGTGCACGTACGCGTGGCATCCGTGTGATTATtgctggtgctggtggtgccGCTCATCTTCCTGGCATGGTGGCAGCGCAAACCTGCCTTCCTGTCATTGGCGTTCCAGTTAAAGGGAGCTCGCTGGATGGTGTGGACTCTCTACACAGTATTGTCCAGATGCCTCGAGGTGTACCTGTCGCTACGGTGGCCATCAATAACAGCATGAATGCTGCCCTGCTCGCCATTCGTATGCTTGGCACAGGGATTCCTGCCTACGCTGACAAGATCGAACGCCATATGCACGATATGGAGGCAGGTGTCATGGAAAAGGTCGAACGACTTGAGCACCAGGGCTGGTGGTACGGTTCGCCGGCCAAGTAG
- a CDS encoding nucleoside diphosphatase codes for MEVGPRPIEEHAWKKQRRRPVSYRTQAMSAATTQSHEWYHHRRYVVVVDAGSSGSRLMVYSWRNAAWERDMRMAQGEPLNVLPHLERGSGPSVSAPWQVKIEPGFSSFAGRTQDIRGYVNQLLTHVRSVVPPNALPQTPIYIMATAGMRMLKPEVRQAILLETCRVIREQPFYFDPDVQDYAGADTDTACGGHVRVITGEEEGMLGWLAVNYLMHEFGPQASTVGFLDMGGASSQIAFVPDSHDQNSRDLFHVTLHRLDASLDTHNVFVTTFLGYGTNAARTRYLYALSERLGAPRTLPDPCLPRGLRIPMENGASTVHGTGSYAECLAAQQVLLDRQATCPQHPCPFHGVHVPPIDFRDKQFVGVSEYWYSTDDVFRMGGVYDHDRFHRTASDFCASDWTQLESKWHAHEYPEQVTNSRLQMQCFKSAWMSTILHEGFQLPRASNLTTFQSLNSLRGLSVSWTLGKALLEASRDASALKPLPPAPFDPVPWALGLGVGLALFFVCRRLYRRAHWMRLRDHDPTEAHDLTVTTMTPDDDALALTPSRRPSAVRIVPRHLAYERPEQLASAGFPSISKANAHTLVKQMDAPAAVIPTGVSRTSSPSSFSPRTPTYRPEAASSDAYVMSTSVALSRARSPMPPSSPAIPSPSTTPFDQARASPSHLGTPTSATAPFYAELRGRVSPAPP; via the coding sequence ATGGAAGTAGGACCAAGGCCCATCGAGGAACATGCATGGAAAAAacagcgacggcggcctGTATCATACAGGACGCAAGCCATGTCGGCGGCAACGACGCAAAGTCATGAGTGGTACCACCATCGGCGgtacgtcgtcgtcgttgACGCAGGCTCATCAGGATCGCGCCTCATGGTGTACTCTTGGCGGAATGCTGCATGGGAGCGAGACATGCGTATGGCGCAGGGTGAGCCACTTAATGTGCTTCCGCATCTAGAGCGGGGCAGTGGTCCCTCTGTATCGGCACCGTGGCAGGTGAAAATTGAGCCAGGCTTTTCGTCCTTTGCGGGACGCACACAAGACATCCGAGGATACGTGAACCAACTCCTCACTCATGTCCGCTCTGTGGTTCCACCAAATGCATTACCACAAACACCCATTTACATTATGGCGACAGCTGGCATGCGAATGCTCAAGCCTGAGGTGCGTCAGGCCATTCTTCTCGAGACGTGCCGCGTGATACGTGAACAGCCGTTCTACTTTGATCCTGATGTGCAAGACTATGCGGGTGCCGATACCGATACAGCGTGTGGTGGACATGTGCGCGTCATCACGGGTGAAGAAGAGGGCATGCTTGGCTGGCTTGCTGTCAACTATCTTATGCACGAATTCGGCCCACAAGCATCGACGGTGGGCTTCCTGGATATGGGCGGTGCGAGCTCGCAGATTGCCTTTGTGCCAGACTCGCATGATCAGAACTCGCGCGACCTGTTCCATGTCACGCTGCACCGTTTAGATGCGTCTCTCGATACGCACAATGTGTTTGTCACGACATTTCTTGGCTATGGCACGAATGCTGCGCGCACACGATACCTATATGCGCTCTCCGAGCGTCTCGGAGCACCAAGGACGCTGCCGGATCCATGCCTGCCCAGGGGTCTGCGCATACCCATGGAGAATGGGGCGAGCACCGTGCACGGCACGGGCTCGTATGCCGAATGCCTAGCAGCACAGCAAGTACTGCTAGATCGACAGGCGACATGCCCGCAGCATCCGTGCCCTTTCCATggcgtgcatgtgccgccgatTGATTTCCGCGACAAGCAGTTTGTTGGCGTGTCTGAGTACTGGTACAGCACCGATGACGTGTTTCGCATGGGCGGTGTGTACGATCATGATCGATTCCACAGGACGGCCAGCGACTTTTGTGCATCTGACTGGACTCAGCTCGAGTCGAAATGGCACGCTCACGAGTATCCCGAGCAGGTGACCAACAGCCGATTGCAGATGCAGTGCTTCAAATCGGCGTGGATGTCGACGATCCTGCATGAGGGCTTCCAGCTACCGCGCGCATCGAATCTTACTACGTTTCAGAGTCTCAACAGTCTTCGTGGACTGAGTGTCAGCTGGACGTTGGGCAAGGCGCTCCTTGAGGCGAGTCGCGATGCGTCTGCCCTCAAGCCGCTGCCCCCGGCGCCTTTCGACCCTGTTCCCTGGGCGCTTGGGCTGGGTGTGGGACTCGCTTTGTTCTTTGTCTGCCGAAGACTGTATCGACGAGCCCACTGGATGCGTCTAAGGGATCATGACCCGACGGAAGCGCACGACCTGACCGTCACGACCATGACtcctgacgacgacgcgctcgcttTGACGCCCTCACGCAggcccagcgccgtgcgcattGTCCCACGGCACTTGGCCTACGAGCGGCCCGAGCAGCTGGCAAGTGCCGGATTCCCGTCCATCTCCAAGGCAAATGCTCACACTCTCGTGAAGCAAATGGATGCACCTGCCGCTGTGATACCGACGGGCGTGTCGCGTACCAgctcgccatcgtcgtTTTCGCCGCGAACGCCCACTTATCGTCCTGAAGCAGCGTCTTCCGATGCCTACGTGATGTCAACCTCCGTCGCTTTGAGTCGCGCTCGCAGTCCTATGCCTCCGTCGAGCCCTGCGATACCCTCACCGTCCACGACTCCCTTCGACCAGGCCCGTGCCAGTCCCTCCCACCTCGGCACACCCACTAGTGCCACCGCACCCTTTTATGCAGAGCTCCGCGGGCGTGTAtctcctgcgccgccatGA